In a genomic window of Candidatus Dadabacteria bacterium:
- the rpmG gene encoding 50S ribosomal protein L33 codes for MGKSLNRVLVKMKSTESPYIYYTKKNKMNTPDRLELKKYDPVIRKHVVFKETK; via the coding sequence ATGGGAAAGTCGTTAAACAGAGTACTTGTCAAGATGAAAAGCACCGAGAGTCCTTACATCTATTACACGAAGAAAAACAAGATGAATACTCCGGACCGCCTTGAACTGAAAAAGTACGACCCGGTGATAAGAAAGCACGTCGTCTTTAAGGAGACCAAGTAG
- a CDS encoding ketoacyl-ACP synthase III, which yields MKYAKIIGTGSSVPETVLSNSDLEKMVDTSDEWITSRTGIKERRIADENTAASDVAYGAAEKALKAAGVSPQQLDVIIVGTITPDFIFPSTGCILQSRLGAKKAYAFDLMAGCSGFLYTLHVAEGIIKSGGAEKILAIGVDVLSKVTDFEDRSTCILFGDGAGAAVLTASDEPGILSSVLSSDGNDWDLLYVPAGGSRTPIDEEVLKTREQYIKMKGNDVFKVAVKSMESVTVDAIAKADISPKDIDLFVPHQANYRILEAVRKRLDFPEEKVFANLDKYGNTSGASIPLALDEAVRQGSVGEGSLVLFAAFGAGFTWGASVVKF from the coding sequence TTGAAATACGCAAAGATCATAGGAACCGGTTCTTCGGTTCCCGAAACCGTACTTTCCAATTCAGACCTGGAAAAGATGGTCGATACCTCCGACGAGTGGATTACATCCAGAACCGGGATAAAGGAACGCAGAATCGCGGATGAAAACACCGCCGCCTCCGATGTCGCCTATGGAGCCGCCGAAAAAGCACTGAAGGCAGCCGGCGTAAGCCCGCAGCAGCTCGACGTGATCATAGTCGGAACCATAACCCCGGATTTCATCTTCCCCTCAACAGGCTGCATTCTCCAGAGCCGCCTCGGAGCGAAGAAGGCTTACGCCTTCGATCTTATGGCCGGCTGCTCGGGATTTCTCTATACGCTTCATGTTGCCGAGGGAATAATAAAATCGGGCGGCGCGGAGAAAATTCTCGCCATAGGCGTGGACGTTCTCTCGAAAGTCACCGACTTCGAGGATCGCTCAACCTGCATACTTTTCGGTGACGGGGCGGGCGCAGCGGTTCTCACCGCTTCTGACGAACCTGGAATTCTCTCATCCGTTCTCAGTTCGGACGGAAATGACTGGGACCTTCTCTACGTCCCGGCGGGAGGATCGAGAACTCCGATTGACGAGGAAGTGCTTAAGACCAGAGAGCAGTACATAAAGATGAAGGGAAACGATGTTTTCAAAGTCGCGGTCAAGAGCATGGAGTCGGTAACCGTGGACGCCATCGCCAAGGCAGACATCTCCCCCAAGGACATCGATCTCTTCGTCCCGCACCAGGCAAACTACAGGATTTTGGAAGCCGTGAGGAAAAGACTTGATTTCCCGGAGGAAAAAGTGTTCGCGAACCTCGACAAATACGGGAACACCTCAGGGGCATCCATTCCGCTCGCCCTTGACGAGGCGGTTCGCCAGGGAAGCGTAGGAGAAGGAAGCCTCGTGCTGTTCGCGGCTTTCGGAGCCGGTTTTACCTGGGGCGCTTCGGTGGTAAAATTCTGA
- a CDS encoding Fur family transcriptional regulator has translation MKDFECTQESYAREVLREKGLKSTAQRLAVVHVLHTSGKSLSVGEIHDRVKDMLGATGLATIYRTLEMFEDLGIVKRLHFPDGRHGYAFSQGEHVHHMVCVDCRGVFDFPECPVESFDYSSIEKQGFRVKDHFIQLFGQCLKCAEAA, from the coding sequence ATGAAAGATTTTGAATGCACTCAGGAATCGTATGCCAGAGAAGTTCTGCGGGAAAAGGGACTCAAGTCCACAGCACAGCGTCTAGCAGTCGTTCATGTTCTTCACACGAGCGGGAAATCGCTTTCGGTCGGCGAAATACACGACAGGGTGAAGGATATGCTCGGCGCCACGGGGCTTGCCACTATCTACAGAACCCTTGAGATGTTCGAGGACTTGGGCATCGTGAAGCGCCTTCATTTTCCCGACGGCCGTCACGGTTACGCGTTCTCCCAAGGCGAGCACGTTCATCATATGGTGTGCGTTGACTGCAGGGGGGTTTTCGATTTTCCCGAGTGTCCGGTGGAGAGCTTTGATTACTCTTCGATTGAAAAGCAGGGATTCAGAGTGAAGGATCATTTCATACAGCTTTTCGGCCAGTGCTTAAAGTGCGCGGAGGCGGCTTAA
- the rpmB gene encoding 50S ribosomal protein L28 — protein MARRCAITGKKPLFGNNVSHANNHVKRRQNPNLHWKRIYVPELDRYVRIRISARALRTITKKGLMPYLRDEGLTLRDITR, from the coding sequence ATGGCACGCCGTTGCGCTATAACAGGGAAAAAGCCCCTTTTCGGAAACAACGTCTCCCACGCGAACAACCACGTTAAAAGACGCCAGAATCCGAACCTGCACTGGAAGAGAATCTACGTTCCCGAGCTAGACAGGTACGTGAGAATAAGGATTTCTGCCCGTGCGCTGAGAACGATCACCAAAAAAGGCCTTATGCCTTACCTTAGGGATGAGGGCCTTACTCTCAGAGACATAACCCGCTGA
- a CDS encoding AEC family transporter yields the protein MTLSSIPELANIVLPAFLVIAAGFLFSRTKKIDISSINDLVVYVTTPCLIISSLSDFTMDPSVTAKLFLSISAVIFSTIIIGGALTKALRLDSRVYLPPVVFANTGNLGLPLCLFAFGQYGFNIAILCVVSTMLLHYTVGIMILGSGKNHLREIFRLPLIYATVAGIIINSVGFQIPVVIERPVALLGDITIPAMLFSLGYKLSEMKISRLWLSFFFGSARIFLGVILGALFVNAVGLKGVEAKVVILECAMPPAVFNFVLAEKYGRDSETVASIIVAGTAVSLLVLPFVISYLANQ from the coding sequence ATGACTCTCTCCTCAATCCCAGAGCTTGCGAACATCGTCCTGCCGGCGTTTCTTGTAATCGCCGCGGGTTTTCTCTTCAGCAGGACGAAAAAAATAGACATATCCTCAATCAACGATCTTGTGGTCTACGTGACCACGCCGTGTCTGATAATCTCGTCTCTCTCGGATTTCACGATGGACCCGTCTGTGACGGCGAAGCTGTTTCTCTCGATATCGGCGGTCATTTTCTCTACCATAATAATCGGCGGGGCACTTACAAAAGCGCTTCGGCTTGACTCGAGGGTATATCTGCCCCCCGTGGTTTTCGCGAACACGGGAAACCTGGGACTTCCCCTTTGTCTTTTCGCCTTCGGACAGTATGGGTTCAATATCGCGATACTCTGTGTCGTTTCGACCATGCTGCTTCACTATACGGTGGGAATTATGATTCTCGGGTCCGGAAAGAACCATCTGCGCGAGATATTCAGGCTTCCCCTTATATACGCCACCGTAGCCGGAATAATCATAAACTCGGTCGGCTTTCAGATCCCGGTAGTTATCGAGAGGCCCGTAGCCCTTCTCGGGGATATCACCATACCCGCAATGCTCTTCTCACTCGGGTACAAACTCTCCGAAATGAAGATCTCCAGACTTTGGCTTTCCTTTTTCTTCGGCTCCGCCAGAATATTTCTCGGCGTAATTCTCGGAGCGCTGTTCGTAAACGCAGTCGGCCTGAAGGGAGTGGAAGCAAAAGTGGTTATTCTGGAGTGCGCAATGCCTCCCGCGGTTTTTAACTTCGTGCTCGCGGAGAAATACGGCAGGGATTCCGAGACGGTCGCATCAATAATAGTGGCCGGAACCGCAGTTTCTCTTCTGGTTCTTCCGTTCGTTATTTCGTATCTGGCAAATCAGTGA
- a CDS encoding MerC domain-containing protein: MNQVRIQRFTDYTSISLAGICAIHCFFTPVALILFPVVGSTFVFEEIFHELMLFLVIPASVVAMFLGCRRHKDFTVIMLGGVGLYFLLVGAFAATGYVESILTLIGAFIMISGHLRNFRLCRKYCCDH, from the coding sequence ATGAATCAGGTAAGAATTCAGAGGTTCACCGATTATACCTCGATATCCCTTGCGGGTATCTGCGCCATCCACTGTTTTTTTACGCCGGTAGCGCTCATACTGTTCCCGGTCGTGGGTTCGACATTCGTGTTTGAAGAGATTTTCCACGAGTTGATGCTTTTTCTGGTCATTCCAGCAAGCGTGGTCGCCATGTTTCTTGGCTGCAGACGCCATAAGGATTTCACCGTGATCATGCTGGGGGGCGTGGGACTCTATTTTCTCCTAGTCGGAGCTTTCGCCGCTACGGGCTACGTAGAATCGATTCTTACTCTTATCGGCGCTTTTATCATGATTTCCGGCCACCTGCGCAATTTCAGGCTTTGCAGGAAATACTGCTGCGACCACTGA
- a CDS encoding ABC transporter substrate-binding protein, translating to MRILKGALSIAFLVFASFLLSTGCGDGTNEQVEVDAGCEDAFCIGTLFRTSDSPSSVIKAAELARDDINEAGGNIKLIAGDGATPLASTMELLEMGVKAIIGPGTSQSSVEIFDFLVENGLVAVSPSATSVTLTEKNREISQAGKAHFFFRTVPTDSFQAKILATEVRNGDEVLIVHRNDNYGVKLTELINREFLSRNRPAAKVVWYERYYSDDPMFEEKTQAVLDDIEAVGGIGNIGSIILILSIDEGGKIIKGMLDSTVVSSAARYYISDSFAVENLYERVDPDNPAAVEGFKSTTPCSLPDPPERKDEFEKRFDREMFPSLRFAVHAYDAVVAVALAALSAGSNDPSEYVSEMAEVTAGENRCLTYAECAAALMDETAANDDINYEGVSGPIEFDENGDIGAGCYSVYTYDAEGGRTRQVFSVPDLEDITTDRVP from the coding sequence ATGAGAATTCTGAAAGGAGCACTTTCGATTGCGTTTCTTGTCTTTGCCTCCTTTCTTCTTTCCACAGGATGCGGCGATGGAACCAACGAGCAAGTCGAAGTCGACGCTGGCTGCGAAGATGCCTTCTGCATAGGAACGCTTTTCCGGACAAGCGATTCTCCTTCCTCGGTAATAAAGGCCGCGGAACTCGCAAGGGATGACATTAACGAAGCCGGCGGAAACATAAAGCTTATCGCCGGAGACGGCGCTACTCCTCTTGCCTCGACCATGGAACTTCTGGAAATGGGCGTGAAGGCGATAATCGGACCTGGAACTTCACAGAGTTCCGTTGAAATTTTTGATTTCCTAGTTGAGAACGGGCTAGTCGCGGTTTCACCCTCCGCAACTTCCGTTACCCTGACCGAAAAAAACAGGGAAATTTCCCAAGCCGGGAAAGCGCACTTTTTCTTCAGAACCGTTCCGACGGATTCGTTCCAGGCGAAAATCCTGGCGACCGAAGTCCGAAACGGAGACGAAGTGCTGATAGTCCATCGAAACGACAATTACGGAGTGAAACTCACGGAGCTGATCAACAGGGAATTTCTTTCCCGAAACCGTCCCGCCGCCAAGGTCGTCTGGTACGAGCGATACTATTCTGACGACCCAATGTTCGAGGAGAAAACCCAGGCCGTGCTTGACGATATCGAGGCGGTAGGCGGAATCGGCAACATAGGTTCCATAATACTAATCCTGTCGATAGACGAAGGAGGGAAGATAATAAAGGGCATGCTTGACTCCACGGTCGTTTCGTCCGCCGCGAGATACTACATTTCCGACTCATTCGCAGTTGAAAATCTGTATGAACGCGTGGACCCGGACAACCCGGCCGCGGTTGAGGGCTTCAAAAGCACGACTCCATGCTCCCTGCCGGATCCTCCCGAGAGAAAAGACGAGTTTGAAAAACGATTTGACCGAGAGATGTTCCCTTCCCTTCGATTCGCCGTCCATGCCTATGACGCAGTGGTAGCAGTAGCACTCGCGGCCTTGAGCGCCGGAAGCAACGACCCTTCCGAATACGTCTCCGAAATGGCGGAGGTTACCGCAGGGGAAAACCGTTGTTTAACCTATGCCGAATGTGCAGCGGCTCTTATGGATGAGACCGCAGCCAACGACGACATCAATTACGAGGGAGTCTCGGGACCGATCGAGTTTGATGAAAACGGGGACATAGGGGCGGGCTGCTATTCCGTCTACACATACGACGCCGAGGGGGGCCGCACGAGACAGGTTTTCAGCGTTCCGGATTTAGAAGACATAACAACTGATAGAGTCCCGTGA